From Nymphaea colorata isolate Beijing-Zhang1983 chromosome 6, ASM883128v2, whole genome shotgun sequence, a single genomic window includes:
- the LOC116256355 gene encoding mitotic spindle checkpoint protein BUBR1 — MEEVDAEIAFLATEKPTGHEWELYKENVKPLKRGRNVHLLNEALKCNNHNASRKFLFEHRRKLIEAIDDYKGDDPLMPWLECIKWVQEYFPAGGKYSGLLVIYEQCVRTFWHQAQYKDDLRYVKVWLEYADNCSDAEVIYKFLDANEIGQTHSCYYISYALHMESKHKLKNADDIFNLGISRKAHPIEKLESGYRKFLSRSMRSCKSKEEESAQDPLPARVFGTVLAAGEVGRLAMQQQPDVSRKRAKLARASSNVPLSIYNDATSEGHSVQSSPNASQRVSSKIQGHVWRTLGTQVDRNKENTAVPVKWTSTKIPQKNTMRRRNTGPSPYLEVFVDDEFADADDRLRLPGTAEGSESERQSLLHTRHGIQNLKNETELLRENPLRHFPPCSLPR; from the exons atggaggaagttgatgcaGAGATTGCCTTCTTGGCCACGGAGAAGCCCACAGGGCATGAGTGGGAACTCTACAAAGAAAACGTGAAGCCGTTGAAAAGGGGGAGAAATGTCCACCTCCTTAACGAAGCTCTTAAATGCAATAATCACAATGCCTCTAGGAAATTTCTCTTCGAGCATCGCAG GAAGTTGATTGAAGCAATTGATGATTATAAAGGGGACGATCCTCTCATGCCATGGCTCGA GTGCATCAAATGGGTTCAAGAATACTTTCCAGCAGGTGGTAAATATTCTGGGTTGCTTGTCATTTATGAGCAATGTGTCCGTACATTCTGGCATCAAGCGCAATATAAGGATGATTTGCGCTATGTAAAAGTGTGGTTGGAATAT GCTGATAATTGCTCTGATGCTGAGGTGATATACAAATTTCTGGATGCAAATGAAATTGGACAAACACattcttgttattacatatCATATGCTCTACATATGGAATCAAAGCATAAGTTGAAAAATGCAGATGATATCTTCAATCTTGGTATTTCACG GAAGGCACATCCAATAGAGAAGCTAGAAAGTGGTTACAGGAAATTTCTTTCACGTTCAATGAGATCTTGCAAATCTAAAGAA GAAGAATCTGCCCAAGATCCATTACCTGCTCGAGTCTTTGGAACTGTTTTGGCTGCCGGAGAAGTTG GCAGACTCGCCATGCAACAACAACCTGATGTTTCTCGAAAAAGGGCAAAATTAGCAAG GGCATCAAGTAATGTACCATTATCTATCTACAATGATGCAACTTCAGAAGGACACTCTGTGCAATCATCACCTAATGCATCTCAAAGAGTATCAAGCAAGATTCAAGGTCATGTTTGGCGAACCCTGGGCACCCAGGTTGACAGGAACAAGGAAAACACGGCTGTGCCTGTAAAGTGGACATCTACTAAG ATTCCCCAAAAGAACacaatgagaagaagaaatacaGGTCCGAGTCCATATCTTGAAGTTTTTGTTGATGACGAATTTGCAGA TGCTGATGATCGGCTCAGGTTACCTGGGACTGCTGAAGGCTCTGAGTCTGAAAGGCAATCACTTTTGCATACTCGGCATGGCATTCAAAACCTCAAAAA CGAAACTGAACTATTAAGAGAGAATCCTTTACGTCATTTTCCACCATGTAGCCTCCCAAGATGA